CCGGGTCGGCACCCGAGCAAACAGCCTGACTTGGTCGCTCCCGAGAGCTTTCCGGCCGGGGCGCGGGGCTACTGCGCGTCTACGAGCACGACTTGTAGTCGCCTGCGATCGATGGCGTAGCGTTTTCCTTGCGGCGCCTGCGGCATTTCCTTCACGTATTTGTCGCGGACAAGGGTCTGGAAGTCTGCCGGCATCTTCCGATGGTCCATGAGGTAGAGGTGGACGGCTTCCGTGAGTTGGACGTGGACAGGATTCCGGAGCGCGGCGTCCGCGGGGGCTGTGGGGAGCCGGTCCTGAACTGGTTCAGGCGTCACCGCCGGTCCGGACGAGGGCGCGGTTGCCGTGGGTGGGATGTTCGCAGGAGTTTGGGGCAGTGGCGTCGGCGGCTTTTTAGGAACCGGACTGACCGGAGGTGCGACCGGGGCAGACGGCTCCGGTTTACAACCCGTGAAGCAACCCGAAGGCAGTCCGAGCGCGAGAACGACTACGAATCGATTCCATTTCATCTGGTGGTCGCCCCGATGCGCCGCATGCGCTAAAACGTGCCCAAGTAGGGAGCACCGAACGGGGTGGACACAGTGTCTGCAGTCGAGCCCGTCAGTTCGTTTGCCAAGCCAAAGTCACCACTCGTCAGCATCGTGTGATGACGATACTCCACATGGCCATCCATGAAGATGAGGTTGCCGCCGCCCATGTGCGTGGTGGAATAAAACTCCCAGCCGTTCGGATACATCGGCACGTAGGTGTTCGGGTTGCGGGTCAGGTGCCAGTTCGTGTAGGTGCGCGGTCCGGCGGCCGCCGGAGGGCCGAGGTTCACGCGTGATGGACGCAGCCATCCGACATGAGTCCGCGCGGAACTCTCCTGAAGGCCGATGAGCCGGCTCGGGCTCGGCACCAGTGCGAATCGCCGCGTAAAATTCGCGGCTGAGACGATGAGGGCATTCGCAATGTAGATGGTGTCGTTTGTCTCGTTGGCGACATTGCCCGCCGCCTGCCATTCTGTCCGGGCGCCCGGGCAGGTGAACGCCTTGCTGTTGGTGGTGAGATTCTGCTGGAGCAACCCGAGGAAGTTGACGGTTGTCGTCGTCGCGAAGTTGGCCTGTCCCTGCGAATCCTGATACGGCGTGCGGTCGTCCTGCTCGCCGCCATACATTACGAGCGCGAGTGAAACCTGCTTCTGATTCGAGAGACACGCCGAGCGTTTGGCCTTCTCCTTCGCCTTCGTCAGCGCGGGAAGCAGCATGCCGGCGAGTATCGCGATGATGGCGATGACGACGAGCAATTCGATCAAGGTGAAACCGGCGTGCCGCGCGCGCCGGCAGGTCTGAAGGAAGGTGAGGGAGGTCATGGCCTTTTCAGTGATCGTCGTCACCGTGCCGCTCTGCGCGGGGATTGGCAAGCCCTCTTCGAAGAGTCTCTGCAGCGCTCAAACCGGACCTTGCTGGTTCGTGTTCTCAATACCCAACGGCCTGCCCGTCCTTCCGCGATTCGGTGGCGCCGATGTAAACCTTGTTTGTCGCGTCCCAGCGGATGGCTTGATACCCGCCGAAGGCTCCTGTCGAGGTGCGGCCGAGCTTGTGCCCCATCTTGCGCAGCGCCTCGAGCGACGCGAGCGGGAAGCCCTCCTCCACGTTCACCGTGCCGCCGTCGGTCATGCGTGCCGGGCTGTTCGGCTCCGTCGAGCCCACGTGGTAGATGCGCGGCGCGTCGCCCGCCTCCTGCAGGTTCATCCCGAAGTCAATCAGGTTCAGCAGAATCTGCACGTGCCCCTGCGGTTGCATGTCGCCGCCCATCACGCCGAAGCTCATCCACGGCTTGCCGTCCCGGGTCACGAACGCCGGGATGATCGTGTGAAAAGGCCGCTTGTGCGGCGCGTAGAAGTTCGGGTGCTTCTCGTCCGTGATGTTGAAGCCCTCGCCGCGGTCCTGCAGGCAGAAGCCCAGCCCGTCGGGCGTCATGCCGCTGCCCATGCCGCGGTAATTGCTCTGGATGAAGCTCACCATGTTGCCCTTCGCGTCCGCGACGGTGAGATAGATCGTGTCGCCGTGCAGCTCGGGCCGGCCCGGCTCGTAGGCCGGCGCCGCCTTGTCCATCGCGAGCAGCTTGCGCCGCTCGGCCCCGTAGCGTTTCGAGATGAGCTGCTTCACGGGAATCCTGCTGAACTCCGGGTCGCCGTAGTGCCGCGCGCGATCCTCGAACGCGAGTTTCTTCGCCTCGATGAACAGGTGCATGTGCTCCGGGCTGCCGAAGCCGAATGTCTTCAGGTCGTATCCCTCGAGCACGTTGAGCATCTGCAACGCCGCGATGCCCTGTCCGTTCGGCGGCAGCTCCCACACGTCGTAGCCGCGGTAGCTCGTCGAGACCGGCTCGACCCACGTCGAGCGATGATCCGCCAGGTCGCGCTCCGTGATGAACCCGCCGTGCCGCAGCATGTAGGCCGAAACCGTGCGCGCAAGGTCTCCCTTGTAAAACGCGTTGCGCCCGCCGCGCGCGATGCGCTCCAGCGTGCGCGCAAGGTCCGGGTTGCGGAACACCTCGCCCTTGCGCGGCCGCACGCCGCCGGGATTGTAGGTTTCGAGGAAGTTCGGATACTTCGCCTGCGGGCTCCGCGCCGACGGCCACCCGCCCGCGATCACCTCCGGCACCGGAAACCCTTCGCGCCCATACTGGATTGTTGCGGCGAGGATCGTCTTCATCGGCAGCTTGCCGAACTTCTTGTGCAGCTCGAACCACCCGTCCACGCAACCCGGCACCGTGACCGGCAACGGCCCGTAACTCGGCACCTTGCTCAGCCCGTTCGTGCGGAAATGCTCGATGGTCAGAATGTAGGGCGAACGCCCGCTTGCGTTCAGCCCGTGAAGCCGCTGCGACTTCGCATCCCACACAATGGCGAACAAATCCCCGC
This is a stretch of genomic DNA from Verrucomicrobiota bacterium. It encodes these proteins:
- the ggt gene encoding gamma-glutamyltransferase encodes the protein MNATVLIMSSLALPLLASAAARPGTKFATRSETIAPHGMVCTSHALASQIGLDILKQGGSAVDAAIAADAALGLMEPMSCGIGGDLFAIVWDAKSQRLHGLNASGRSPYILTIEHFRTNGLSKVPSYGPLPVTVPGCVDGWFELHKKFGKLPMKTILAATIQYGREGFPVPEVIAGGWPSARSPQAKYPNFLETYNPGGVRPRKGEVFRNPDLARTLERIARGGRNAFYKGDLARTVSAYMLRHGGFITERDLADHRSTWVEPVSTSYRGYDVWELPPNGQGIAALQMLNVLEGYDLKTFGFGSPEHMHLFIEAKKLAFEDRARHYGDPEFSRIPVKQLISKRYGAERRKLLAMDKAAPAYEPGRPELHGDTIYLTVADAKGNMVSFIQSNYRGMGSGMTPDGLGFCLQDRGEGFNITDEKHPNFYAPHKRPFHTIIPAFVTRDGKPWMSFGVMGGDMQPQGHVQILLNLIDFGMNLQEAGDAPRIYHVGSTEPNSPARMTDGGTVNVEEGFPLASLEALRKMGHKLGRTSTGAFGGYQAIRWDATNKVYIGATESRKDGQAVGY